A single genomic interval of Noviherbaspirillum saxi harbors:
- a CDS encoding LysR family transcriptional regulator, which yields MPKFDLNLLPIAVAIAKEKSVSRAAEALGMSQPAVSAALNRLRQVFNDELFIRTAHGMEPTPRALTLIEPAREILTRVEEEVLQKESFEPSKASDTFTLALSDIGEMVFLPKLLERIQRDAPLASVSSVTLPAHEVAHALESGRVDLAVGYFPDIQSNNFFQQRLFSHSFTCLLRADHKIRGNRLTMPQFLELGHAVIKAEGRSQEVFERFLEAKNLRRRIVLSTPHFMTIPFIVATTDLVVTVPLAVGTSFASFANIKLMKPPIAIPSFDLRQHWHRKYHQDPRNIWLRNLVAELFSNDPRW from the coding sequence ATGCCCAAGTTCGACCTGAACCTGCTGCCCATTGCGGTTGCCATCGCCAAAGAAAAGAGCGTGAGCCGCGCCGCCGAGGCGCTTGGGATGAGCCAGCCAGCGGTCAGCGCGGCATTAAACCGCTTGCGTCAAGTCTTTAATGATGAGTTATTCATCCGTACCGCGCATGGCATGGAGCCGACACCGCGCGCGCTCACCCTGATCGAACCGGCGCGCGAGATCCTGACGCGGGTCGAAGAAGAAGTCTTGCAAAAGGAAAGTTTCGAACCGTCGAAAGCAAGCGATACCTTTACCCTGGCGCTATCGGATATCGGCGAAATGGTGTTCTTGCCCAAGCTTCTGGAGCGCATTCAGCGCGACGCGCCTTTAGCGTCGGTATCGTCGGTCACTTTGCCTGCGCATGAAGTCGCGCATGCGCTGGAAAGCGGAAGGGTCGACCTCGCGGTCGGTTACTTTCCGGATATTCAATCGAACAATTTTTTTCAGCAGCGCCTGTTCTCGCATTCGTTCACCTGCCTGCTGCGCGCCGATCACAAGATACGCGGCAACCGGCTCACCATGCCGCAGTTTCTGGAACTCGGCCATGCGGTCATCAAGGCCGAAGGCAGGAGCCAGGAAGTATTCGAACGCTTTCTTGAAGCCAAAAACCTGCGGCGGCGGATAGTCCTGTCGACACCGCATTTCATGACCATTCCCTTCATCGTCGCAACGACCGACCTGGTGGTCACCGTGCCTCTGGCAGTGGGAACCTCATTTGCCAGCTTTGCCAATATCAAGCTGATGAAGCCGCCGATTGCGATTCCGTCGTTCGATTTGCGTCAGCACTGGCATCGCAAATATCATCAGGATCCGCGCAATATCTGGCTCAGGAATCTGGTGGCGGAGTTGTTCAGCAACGATCCGCGCTGGTGA
- a CDS encoding YbaN family protein, whose translation MAIIGIFLPLLPTTPFLLLASACFLRGSKTMHAWLRQTPLFGKILTEFEEHRTIPVRAKIIALLMIWPSMLFSMYMVQRLPLVIMLFAIAVGVSFYLLRFPSSIR comes from the coding sequence TTGGCCATCATCGGCATTTTTTTGCCACTGCTTCCGACGACGCCTTTTCTGCTTCTTGCGTCGGCCTGTTTTCTGCGAGGATCGAAAACCATGCATGCATGGCTTCGCCAGACGCCCCTGTTCGGCAAGATCCTGACGGAATTTGAAGAGCACCGGACGATCCCGGTGCGCGCCAAAATCATCGCTCTCCTGATGATATGGCCGTCTATGCTGTTCTCGATGTACATGGTGCAAAGACTACCGCTGGTCATCATGCTGTTTGCGATTGCCGTCGGCGTGAGCTTCTACCTTTTGCGCTTTCCCTCATCGATACGCTGA
- a CDS encoding methyl-accepting chemotaxis protein, with protein MGNTLKSTLTLKKLFVLLFASGAVLAVSLLAAVLHASHMQSKLSGVHYARYNSYLLADELRQSSDDLTRLARTYVVTGDARYEQQYNDILDIRNGNKPRPLHYERIYWDFVAAGTKKPREDGPTISLEKLMADAGFSADEFAKLKEAQANSDALVKTEVIAMNAVKGLFDDGTGRFIKKGDPDPEMARILMHSADYHKFKAQIMAPVDEFFQLLDKRTGTAVANAENASNRANLIAISILVIALFAAVVALFFVYRRINSQLGGEPSYAQDVVTKIAAGDLAVAIDLQANDTSSLLFAMKAMRDSLAGIISQVRRGTDTIAAASSEIASGNLELSSRTEQQASSLEETASSMQELTSTVRQNADNARQANQLSVSASSVAIKGGDVVSQVVATMGSINDSSRKIVDIISVIDGIAFQTNILALNAAVEAARAGEQGRGFAVVAAEVRNLAQRSASAAKEIKTLIDDSVEKVDTGSKLVLDAGSTMDEIVSSVKRVNDIMTEIMAATQEQSDGIEQVNQAVGEMDQVTQQNAALVEGAAAAAESLQNQAGHLAQLVSVFRLDSNDADGSIASAQQPARMARTASSPAFAHKPRTMASSTALAKPVSHRQRQAATATAGDDWEEF; from the coding sequence ATGGGGAATACTTTGAAAAGTACATTGACCTTGAAGAAATTGTTTGTTCTGCTATTTGCAAGCGGGGCGGTGCTCGCAGTGTCATTGCTTGCAGCGGTACTGCACGCTTCGCACATGCAGTCCAAGTTGAGTGGCGTGCACTATGCCCGCTACAACTCTTATCTTCTCGCAGACGAACTGCGACAGAGTTCCGATGACCTGACCCGGCTCGCGCGCACCTACGTCGTCACTGGCGACGCCAGATATGAACAGCAGTACAACGACATCCTGGATATCCGCAACGGCAACAAGCCGCGCCCCTTGCATTACGAACGGATTTATTGGGACTTCGTCGCTGCGGGCACAAAGAAACCCCGCGAGGATGGCCCCACCATTTCGCTTGAAAAGTTGATGGCCGATGCCGGTTTCTCCGCAGACGAATTCGCAAAACTGAAAGAAGCACAGGCTAACTCCGATGCACTGGTAAAAACCGAAGTCATTGCCATGAATGCGGTGAAAGGCCTGTTCGACGATGGCACCGGCCGCTTCATCAAGAAGGGCGACCCCGATCCAGAAATGGCGCGCATCTTGATGCATAGCGCCGATTATCACAAGTTCAAGGCGCAAATCATGGCGCCGGTCGACGAATTTTTCCAGCTGCTCGACAAGCGCACCGGCACCGCCGTTGCCAATGCGGAAAACGCCAGCAACAGGGCCAACCTGATTGCCATCAGTATCCTGGTTATCGCTCTCTTCGCCGCAGTCGTGGCGCTATTCTTCGTGTACCGACGGATAAACAGCCAGTTGGGCGGCGAACCATCCTATGCACAGGATGTGGTAACGAAAATCGCAGCAGGCGATCTCGCGGTTGCCATCGATCTCCAGGCCAACGATACATCCAGTCTGCTGTTTGCCATGAAAGCGATGCGCGACAGTCTTGCCGGCATTATCAGTCAGGTGCGCAGAGGAACGGATACGATTGCGGCCGCTTCATCGGAGATCGCTTCCGGCAATCTTGAACTGTCATCGCGCACCGAACAGCAGGCATCTTCGCTCGAAGAGACAGCGTCTTCGATGCAGGAGCTGACTTCCACCGTGAGACAAAACGCCGACAATGCGCGACAAGCCAATCAGCTATCGGTGTCGGCCTCCAGCGTCGCGATCAAGGGTGGCGACGTGGTATCGCAGGTCGTTGCGACCATGGGCTCGATCAACGACTCATCGAGAAAGATCGTCGACATCATCAGTGTGATTGACGGTATTGCCTTTCAAACCAATATCCTCGCGCTCAATGCAGCGGTTGAAGCGGCCCGCGCGGGTGAGCAAGGCCGCGGCTTTGCGGTGGTCGCGGCGGAAGTGCGTAACCTGGCACAGCGCTCGGCATCCGCTGCCAAAGAGATCAAGACCCTGATCGACGACTCGGTGGAAAAGGTCGACACCGGCAGCAAGCTGGTGCTCGACGCAGGCTCGACCATGGATGAAATTGTCTCCAGTGTCAAACGTGTCAACGACATCATGACGGAAATCATGGCTGCCACGCAGGAGCAAAGCGATGGTATCGAACAGGTCAATCAGGCAGTCGGCGAGATGGACCAGGTTACCCAGCAGAATGCGGCATTGGTGGAGGGGGCCGCCGCTGCGGCGGAATCACTGCAGAATCAGGCCGGCCATCTGGCACAGCTGGTATCGGTGTTCAGGCTCGACAGTAACGATGCCGACGGAAGTATTGCATCTGCTCAGCAACCGGCACGCATGGCGCGTACCGCCTCCTCCCCTGCGTTTGCGCACAAGCCGCGCACCATGGCCTCAAGCACGGCATTGGCGAAACCTGTTTCACATCGCCAGCGTCAGGCTGCCACGGCAACGGCTGGTGACGACTGGGAAGAGTTTTAA